In Gimesia chilikensis, one DNA window encodes the following:
- a CDS encoding DUF1559 domain-containing protein, producing MRYRRSGFTLIELLVVIAIIAILISLLLPAVQQAREAARRSTCKNNMKQLALALHNYHETHGLFPPGAIATTTTSSAYNVWGDAGKTPGTGLHGTSWMVQILPYVDQAPLYNKWNFNTNVIGNRSLAENDIPLFYCPTRRSKVRKVDDRIMLGENPVAGSTLPSNRFVKGGSDYGTCIGGGNGWADGDYFHLTHRTDSLIGTFGGGSGAFLGMFSVNSDTAIRDVDDGTSNTIMTGELQKLHSSSAPKSSQDCWAAGGVATMFDTGISGGTAGGFNNGFYQSAGSDHEGGAHFGFADGSVHFLSENMSSRVYLELGTADGQESTNFSP from the coding sequence ATGCGCTATCGAAGATCGGGCTTTACGCTCATCGAACTGCTGGTGGTCATCGCGATCATTGCTATCTTAATCTCACTTCTACTGCCTGCTGTCCAGCAGGCGCGTGAGGCCGCTCGCCGCAGTACCTGTAAAAATAACATGAAGCAGCTGGCGCTCGCGCTCCATAATTATCACGAAACACATGGACTGTTTCCGCCGGGAGCAATCGCCACAACGACGACCTCCAGTGCTTACAATGTCTGGGGGGATGCGGGCAAAACTCCGGGAACCGGTTTACATGGGACGAGCTGGATGGTCCAGATTCTCCCTTATGTAGATCAGGCCCCGCTCTACAATAAATGGAACTTCAACACCAATGTGATCGGGAATCGCAGTCTGGCAGAGAATGACATTCCTTTGTTCTATTGTCCCACGCGTCGCAGTAAGGTTCGCAAGGTTGATGACAGAATCATGCTTGGTGAAAATCCGGTAGCGGGGTCGACGTTGCCCTCCAACCGGTTTGTCAAAGGAGGCTCTGATTACGGAACCTGCATCGGCGGTGGAAATGGCTGGGCCGATGGTGATTACTTTCACCTGACGCACCGTACCGATTCACTGATCGGCACTTTCGGGGGAGGCAGCGGTGCCTTTCTGGGAATGTTCTCCGTGAACAGCGATACCGCGATTCGCGACGTCGACGATGGTACTTCTAATACCATCATGACCGGAGAGTTGCAGAAGCTGCACAGTTCCAGTGCTCCCAAATCGAGCCAGGACTGCTGGGCCGCTGGTGGTGTGGCCACCATGTTCGATACCGGGATTTCCGGAGGAACTGCAGGCGGCTTCAACAATGGTTTCTACCAGTCAGCCGGTTCCGACCATGAAGGGGGCGCCCATTTCGGTTTCGCGGATGGCTCTGTCCATTTTCTCAGCGAAAACATGAGCTCCCGCGTCTACCTGGAACTTGGAACCGCAGACGGTCAGGAATCGACGAACTTTAGTCCTTGA
- a CDS encoding DUF1559 domain-containing protein, with protein MTNKRKYQKGFTLIELLVVIAIIAILIALLLPAVQSAREAARRSTCKNNLKQIGLALHNYHETHGVFPPGSIVTLTNGGSGNTVRWRDWMEAGSMSPVSYHGTSWMLQILPFVDQANVYNQWNFNTNVMGNRAVAETDIPIFYCPTRRSKVRKVDQKLQLDETPGSTTITNPFQKGGNDYGGCKGAGNGFGDGFNGTGHESLGVGASSEWMGTFSGGHLGIFYPNSDTQIRDVKDGTTNTLMTGEMQRLRGNDASLSLDGWAAGGVANIFDTDTAGSSSENGSGNNRGINGGQYEAPGSDHVGGAHFGMADGSVRFISENIDNTTFNRIGTADGNKVAGEF; from the coding sequence ATGACAAACAAGCGGAAATACCAAAAGGGCTTTACTCTGATTGAGCTACTGGTTGTGATCGCGATTATTGCAATCTTGATTGCCCTGTTACTGCCGGCGGTGCAGTCAGCGCGTGAAGCGGCACGACGCAGTACCTGTAAAAACAATCTGAAACAGATTGGACTGGCGCTGCACAATTATCATGAGACACATGGGGTTTTTCCTCCGGGATCCATTGTCACTCTGACCAATGGGGGAAGTGGTAACACGGTCCGCTGGCGGGATTGGATGGAGGCCGGCAGCATGTCTCCCGTGAGCTATCACGGTACGAGCTGGATGTTGCAGATCCTGCCCTTTGTCGATCAGGCTAATGTCTACAACCAGTGGAACTTCAACACCAACGTGATGGGCAACCGTGCGGTCGCAGAAACCGACATCCCGATCTTTTACTGTCCGACCCGCCGCAGCAAGGTTCGCAAAGTCGATCAGAAACTGCAACTGGATGAAACGCCCGGTTCCACCACGATCACCAACCCCTTCCAGAAAGGGGGGAACGACTACGGCGGGTGTAAAGGTGCCGGAAACGGCTTCGGTGACGGTTTCAACGGCACTGGTCATGAATCACTGGGAGTCGGTGCAAGCAGTGAATGGATGGGGACATTCTCGGGCGGACACCTGGGCATTTTCTATCCCAACAGCGATACCCAGATACGCGACGTGAAGGACGGAACTACGAATACCCTGATGACAGGTGAAATGCAGCGTCTGCGCGGAAACGACGCTTCGCTGAGTCTGGACGGCTGGGCCGCAGGGGGAGTCGCGAATATCTTCGACACCGATACGGCAGGCAGCAGCTCAGAAAACGGCAGTGGAAATAACCGCGGTATTAATGGCGGCCAGTACGAGGCGCCTGGCAGCGACCATGTAGGGGGCGCTCATTTCGGCATGGCCGATGGCTCCGTCCGGTTTATCAGTGAGAACATTGATAACACCACCTTTAACCGGATTGGCACCGCCGACGGGAATAAAGTTGCAGGTGAGTTCTAA
- a CDS encoding outer membrane protein assembly factor BamB family protein, translating to MLLRFFSCAAIVLFSTALTSAEDWSQWLGSDRSSIWEAEDIVDSFPQSGLKVEWRVPVGLGYSGPAVVDDKVYVLDYVKDSGEVVNNPGGTSKIEGQERVLCVSAENGKTIWEYAYSCPYDISYAAGPRCTPTVADGKVYALGAEGNFTCLDTATGKVVWSKDFKKEYQSKTPFWGHAASPLVDGDVVYCLVGGPGSVAVAFDKNTGKELWRALDNDDIGYCPPTMITHEGVKQLLIWHPKSLNSLNPETGQVYWSLPLKPQYNMSVTVPRKQEDFLYVSGIGDEAAWIELKGKAKPEIAWKGKTREALFCCNSTPFIVGDTIYGSDIQSGDFIAVNLKDGKRLWASKEVTQAGRRDRHATAFIVKHDDHFFLFTEKGDLVLADLSPSGYKEISRFHVLEPTNEAFGRPVVWSHPAFANQSLFARNDKELVRVSLKK from the coding sequence ATGCTTTTGCGATTTTTCTCCTGTGCCGCCATCGTCCTATTCAGCACCGCGCTCACTTCCGCGGAAGACTGGTCTCAATGGCTGGGATCGGACCGCTCCAGTATCTGGGAAGCTGAGGATATCGTCGACTCGTTTCCGCAATCAGGCCTGAAAGTCGAATGGCGTGTGCCTGTCGGCCTGGGCTATAGTGGCCCAGCTGTCGTTGACGACAAAGTCTACGTGCTGGACTATGTCAAAGATTCAGGCGAAGTGGTCAATAACCCGGGGGGCACTTCCAAGATTGAAGGTCAGGAACGCGTGCTCTGCGTTTCTGCTGAGAATGGCAAAACAATCTGGGAATACGCCTACAGTTGCCCCTACGATATTTCCTATGCAGCCGGCCCCCGTTGTACTCCCACCGTAGCAGACGGCAAAGTCTATGCTCTCGGAGCAGAAGGGAATTTCACCTGTCTGGACACCGCAACCGGAAAGGTAGTCTGGAGCAAAGATTTCAAAAAGGAATACCAGTCCAAAACACCGTTCTGGGGACATGCAGCCAGCCCGCTTGTTGATGGTGATGTGGTTTACTGCCTGGTTGGTGGTCCGGGTTCAGTTGCAGTGGCATTTGATAAAAACACTGGCAAAGAACTCTGGCGTGCCCTGGACAACGATGACATCGGTTACTGCCCGCCGACCATGATCACTCATGAAGGTGTCAAACAATTATTGATCTGGCATCCGAAGTCTCTGAATTCACTCAATCCTGAAACGGGTCAGGTCTACTGGTCACTCCCTCTCAAGCCGCAGTACAACATGTCGGTGACGGTTCCCCGGAAACAGGAAGATTTTCTGTATGTCTCCGGAATCGGCGACGAAGCGGCCTGGATCGAACTGAAGGGAAAAGCCAAGCCGGAAATTGCCTGGAAAGGTAAGACCCGCGAAGCACTGTTCTGCTGCAACAGCACACCGTTCATTGTGGGAGACACAATCTACGGCAGTGACATTCAGTCGGGAGACTTTATCGCGGTTAACCTCAAAGACGGCAAACGCCTGTGGGCCTCCAAGGAAGTAACTCAGGCTGGTCGTCGAGACCGTCACGCGACGGCCTTTATCGTCAAACACGACGATCATTTCTTCCTGTTTACCGAGAAGGGAGACCTGGTGCTCGCGGACCTGTCTCCCAGCGGATACAAGGAAATCAGCCGCTTCCACGTGCTGGAGCCGACGAATGAAGCCTTCGGGCGTCCCGTCGTCTGGAGCCATCCTGCGTTTGCAAATCAATCGCTGTTCGCCCGCAACGATAAGGAACTGGTGCGCGTGAGTCTGAAGAAGTAA
- a CDS encoding sialidase family protein yields the protein MMRHRLLFALIVLTSWFSASISKSAEPAAEPEIVKQVVAVKNVCAWPNLTLLPDGTIVVVFHNQPSHGQQEGDIDCWASSNGIAWEKRSTITRHKPGTVRMNHAAGVAHNGDLVVLCSGWTNHKQPERPKQAPFRDDIMLNWVLRSRDGGRTWEQRDAFPAAEPGWSEYIPFGDIWAGSDGALHVSCYQGKFKDPTQSTRTSGWRSWHFRSEDDGWTWQPVSIIGDRHNETDLFRLGDNKWLAAARVDKMELIRSDDNGATWQKPLPVTERNEINGHLLRLKDGRLLLSYGVRVNGNRGVCAKLSSDDGQTWSSPLRLAHTADGGDCGYPSSVQKANGDIVTAWYSNNSPLHQGYHLGVTVWKAPAGQVK from the coding sequence ATGATGCGTCACCGCCTGCTTTTTGCCCTGATCGTTCTGACATCCTGGTTCAGTGCCAGCATTTCTAAATCAGCAGAACCGGCAGCAGAACCGGAAATCGTCAAACAGGTCGTTGCCGTCAAGAACGTTTGCGCCTGGCCTAATCTCACGCTGCTCCCCGATGGAACGATCGTTGTGGTATTCCACAATCAACCCAGTCATGGACAGCAGGAAGGGGACATTGACTGCTGGGCCAGCTCCAATGGCATTGCTTGGGAGAAACGGAGTACCATTACCCGGCACAAACCGGGGACGGTGCGGATGAATCACGCTGCGGGAGTCGCCCACAACGGCGATCTGGTTGTTCTCTGTTCCGGCTGGACCAATCACAAACAACCAGAGCGACCCAAACAGGCCCCGTTTCGCGATGACATTATGCTCAACTGGGTATTGCGTTCCCGGGATGGGGGACGTACCTGGGAACAGCGGGATGCCTTTCCAGCTGCCGAGCCCGGCTGGTCGGAATACATTCCCTTTGGCGATATCTGGGCGGGCAGTGATGGTGCCTTACACGTCTCCTGCTATCAGGGCAAGTTCAAAGATCCCACCCAGTCCACGCGCACCAGTGGCTGGCGTTCCTGGCATTTTCGCAGTGAAGACGACGGCTGGACCTGGCAGCCGGTTTCCATCATCGGCGACCGACACAATGAGACCGACCTGTTTCGGTTGGGAGATAACAAGTGGCTGGCCGCAGCCCGTGTGGACAAGATGGAGTTGATTCGCAGCGACGATAATGGAGCTACCTGGCAGAAACCGCTGCCTGTGACTGAACGCAACGAAATCAACGGGCACCTGCTGCGGCTGAAGGACGGGCGATTATTGCTCAGTTACGGGGTGCGGGTAAACGGTAATCGTGGTGTCTGTGCCAAACTCAGCAGTGATGACGGTCAGACCTGGAGCAGTCCCCTGCGACTGGCCCATACTGCCGATGGTGGGGACTGTGGCTATCCCTCCAGCGTTCAGAAAGCGAACGGCGACATTGTGACCGCCTGGTATTCGAACAATTCGCCCCTGCATCAAGGTTATCACCTGGGAGTGACGGTCTGGAAAGCACCGGCGGGACAGGTGAAGTAA
- a CDS encoding efflux RND transporter permease subunit, translating into MLEGLFYRNRRLLILLMALIAVAGLSSFYILPRMEDPVLTKRSALVQTRFPGADATRVESLVSERIEEELREIDEIKELRSISRSGMSTITIELRDDVYEVDEVWSRIRDKIDDARVEFPSGAKEPDFEEMDVKAYALIVALVWDNPNPVNYAVLRRSAKQLEDRLRAVSGTEDIDTFGDPDEEILVEIQPDRVATLGLSVEQIARQVEASDAKLTAGLLRGQKSDLLIDVDSELDSLARIARTPVQFGSEGHSVQLGDIATIHKGVAQPLSSLVVADGKPAVTLGMFVRDSMRIDHWSQEAKNVIREFEQSLADDVQVQMLFDQNRYVEARLSGLIWNLLFGGLAVIVVIVFMMGWRNALVIGTALPLSAFMVLAGLRMLDIPIHQMSVTGLIIALGLLIDNAIVVVDEVRSKLHARMAPEDAVISTVRHLAVPLLGSTLTTALAFAPIALMPGPAGEFVGSIAISVILAICSSFFLAMTVIPAIAALFADPEEDPETGHWWQVGFSHAGLRNAYSKSLDFLFSKPLLGVGLGCILPISGFIVAGSLPEQFFPPADRDQINIELELSAHASLAETRETIAAIREVVLEHPQVRGIEWFLGESAPQFYYNIIAKRENSSNFAQALVQLNSAHGGRQLIHELQQELDRKVPHSRVLVRQLEQGPPFDAPIEVRLFGPDLHQLSQSGDELRTILSKTPDVLHHKAELADPLPKLTLKIDEEQARLAGLDHAEISRQLNAALEGTLGGSILEETEELPVRIRVPHDRRGSLENIASLQLISSKKTPDGQAQYVPLTAIADVRMSSEIAAISHFNGERMNEVQAYIKAGVLPAKVLADFQKRLQQAGYELPPGYRLEWGGEASKRDDAVGNLMANVGVLMVLMVATLVLSFSSFRVAGLVGAVGILSIGLGLGMLWLFGFPFGFMAIVGSMGLAGVAINDAIVVLAELRANPRANKGDRVVVRDVVLRSTRHVVATSLTTVAGFIPLVLAGGGFWPPLAITIAGGVGGATLLALYFIPSAYILVMCRNCPLRAGAEDPVPEGEGSTLLSKLKDRLPALR; encoded by the coding sequence ATGCTGGAAGGCTTATTCTATCGTAACCGCCGCTTGCTGATTCTGTTGATGGCCCTGATTGCCGTTGCCGGACTGTCGAGCTTCTATATCCTGCCCCGTATGGAAGATCCTGTGCTCACCAAACGCTCGGCCCTGGTGCAGACCCGCTTCCCCGGTGCCGATGCCACTCGCGTCGAATCGTTGGTCTCTGAAAGAATCGAAGAAGAACTCCGTGAGATTGACGAAATCAAAGAACTGCGGTCCATCTCCCGCTCGGGAATGTCCACGATTACTATCGAACTCCGCGACGATGTCTACGAGGTAGACGAAGTCTGGTCACGGATTCGCGATAAAATCGATGATGCCCGTGTCGAGTTCCCCTCGGGAGCGAAAGAGCCCGACTTCGAAGAGATGGACGTCAAAGCTTATGCCCTGATCGTGGCGCTGGTTTGGGATAATCCAAACCCGGTTAACTACGCCGTGCTCCGTCGGTCGGCGAAACAGCTGGAAGACCGCCTGCGGGCCGTTTCCGGCACCGAAGACATCGATACCTTTGGTGATCCCGATGAAGAGATCCTGGTCGAGATTCAACCAGACCGGGTGGCGACGCTTGGGTTGAGTGTTGAGCAAATCGCCCGGCAGGTGGAAGCCTCGGACGCTAAGCTCACAGCAGGCTTGCTACGGGGACAGAAAAGCGATCTGCTGATCGATGTCGATTCCGAACTCGATTCTCTGGCGCGAATCGCCCGGACTCCGGTGCAGTTCGGCTCGGAAGGACATTCGGTTCAACTGGGAGATATCGCCACGATTCACAAAGGGGTAGCACAGCCCTTGAGCAGCCTGGTGGTCGCTGATGGGAAACCCGCGGTGACCCTGGGGATGTTCGTTCGGGACAGCATGCGCATCGATCACTGGAGTCAGGAGGCGAAAAACGTCATTCGCGAGTTTGAACAGTCACTTGCCGATGATGTGCAGGTGCAGATGCTGTTCGACCAGAATCGCTACGTTGAGGCCCGTTTGAGTGGACTGATTTGGAACCTGCTGTTTGGCGGACTGGCTGTAATTGTGGTGATCGTCTTCATGATGGGCTGGCGGAATGCACTGGTGATTGGCACCGCATTGCCTCTGTCAGCCTTCATGGTTCTCGCAGGGCTGCGGATGCTTGATATTCCCATTCATCAGATGTCGGTGACCGGGCTGATTATCGCACTGGGGCTGCTGATCGACAACGCGATTGTGGTGGTCGATGAAGTCCGTTCCAAGCTGCATGCCCGTATGGCTCCCGAGGATGCCGTGATCTCAACGGTCCGGCATCTGGCGGTTCCCCTGCTGGGATCAACCCTGACCACGGCCCTGGCATTTGCGCCAATCGCACTCATGCCCGGACCAGCGGGAGAATTTGTAGGCTCAATCGCGATCAGCGTGATTCTGGCAATCTGCAGTTCGTTCTTCCTCGCGATGACGGTCATCCCCGCGATCGCAGCCCTGTTTGCTGATCCTGAAGAAGATCCGGAGACCGGTCACTGGTGGCAGGTGGGCTTCAGTCATGCAGGCCTGCGGAACGCCTATTCCAAATCACTCGATTTTCTGTTTTCCAAACCGTTACTTGGCGTGGGGCTGGGCTGCATCCTGCCGATCAGTGGCTTCATCGTGGCCGGTTCTTTGCCCGAACAGTTCTTTCCTCCTGCCGACCGAGATCAGATCAACATTGAGCTGGAACTCAGCGCGCATGCTTCCCTCGCAGAAACTCGGGAGACCATCGCGGCCATCCGTGAGGTCGTGCTCGAACATCCCCAGGTCAGAGGGATCGAATGGTTTCTGGGTGAGAGTGCCCCTCAGTTCTATTACAACATCATCGCCAAGCGGGAGAACAGTTCCAATTTCGCCCAGGCACTGGTGCAGCTCAACTCAGCACATGGCGGACGACAGCTGATTCACGAACTGCAGCAGGAACTGGATCGAAAAGTACCGCATTCGCGGGTTCTCGTTCGTCAACTCGAGCAGGGCCCCCCCTTTGATGCGCCGATTGAAGTCCGGCTGTTCGGCCCCGATCTGCATCAACTCAGCCAGAGTGGCGATGAACTTCGCACCATTCTCAGCAAAACTCCTGATGTCCTGCATCACAAAGCGGAACTGGCCGACCCGCTTCCCAAACTCACACTCAAGATCGATGAAGAGCAGGCACGGCTCGCGGGACTGGACCATGCTGAGATTTCCCGGCAACTCAATGCGGCCCTCGAAGGGACATTAGGCGGCAGCATTCTGGAAGAGACCGAAGAGCTGCCCGTGCGAATTCGCGTGCCCCACGACCGCCGGGGTTCGCTTGAGAATATCGCATCACTACAGCTGATCTCCAGTAAGAAAACCCCTGACGGCCAGGCACAGTATGTTCCCCTGACTGCGATTGCCGACGTCAGAATGTCATCTGAGATCGCAGCAATTTCTCATTTCAACGGCGAACGCATGAACGAAGTGCAGGCATATATCAAAGCCGGCGTGCTCCCCGCAAAAGTGCTGGCTGATTTTCAGAAACGACTGCAGCAGGCCGGCTATGAGCTCCCGCCCGGCTATCGCCTGGAATGGGGTGGGGAGGCTTCCAAGCGGGATGACGCCGTAGGGAACCTGATGGCTAACGTCGGCGTGTTGATGGTGTTGATGGTTGCCACACTGGTGCTCTCGTTTTCCTCGTTTCGAGTTGCAGGACTGGTGGGGGCCGTGGGGATTCTCTCGATCGGTCTGGGACTGGGAATGCTCTGGCTGTTTGGCTTCCCCTTCGGTTTCATGGCGATCGTCGGCTCGATGGGGCTGGCGGGGGTCGCGATTAACGATGCCATCGTGGTGCTCGCGGAGCTCCGGGCGAATCCACGGGCCAACAAAGGGGATCGGGTTGTCGTCCGCGATGTCGTTCTGCGTTCAACACGGCACGTCGTCGCGACCTCACTGACGACGGTCGCCGGATTCATTCCCCTGGTGCTGGCGGGAGGTGGCTTCTGGCCTCCTCTGGCGATTACGATCGCAGGGGGCGTCGGTGGGGCGACCTTACTGGCACTCTATTTCATTCCCTCGGCTTACATACTGGTGATGTGTCGCAACTGTCCCTTACGGGCAGGCGCAGAGGATCCGGTTCCCGAAGGAGAGGGCTCGACACTCCTCTCGAAGCTCAAAGACCGCTTACCCGCTTTACGATAA
- a CDS encoding efflux RND transporter periplasmic adaptor subunit, with protein sequence MILALMVCLTGGYWLFHKQAFSTEVTAKQQSQEQGIPVEVVELKPVGSFARKRTYTGKVEAARTSELSLERSGKLIEINVDEGDPVKADMILARLDTRHLKIVRQKLQAERDAAQAKLDELLAGPRPQTIAAAEATVRQLIAKLKNLQADHARNEQLLERNAISKAVYEASQYDVQQQQAQLDAAKSQLSELKEGTRKEQLDAQKAVVANLDAQLADNQIDLEDTVLKAPFSGRISKRYADEGTVISPETPLLRLVEDQQLEAHIGVPVEMTPGLKRGARQQVQLNGKTYQSTLKAVLPELDPVTRTREVVLALDKQAAEQLIPGQVIRLAMEEPVEMRGFWLPLSALARGERGLWSAYAVVPGKVEGELILEKRQIEVLHTEGDRVLVRGTLKSGDRMVVDGIHKLANNQRVVIKSDS encoded by the coding sequence TTGATACTCGCGCTGATGGTCTGTCTGACCGGCGGTTACTGGTTGTTTCACAAGCAGGCCTTCTCCACAGAAGTCACCGCGAAACAGCAGTCCCAGGAGCAGGGGATTCCCGTTGAAGTTGTAGAGCTGAAACCCGTCGGTTCATTTGCGCGGAAACGTACCTATACCGGAAAAGTTGAAGCTGCACGTACCAGCGAACTCTCACTGGAACGCAGCGGCAAGCTGATTGAGATCAATGTGGACGAAGGAGATCCAGTCAAAGCCGATATGATCCTGGCCCGGCTCGATACCCGTCACCTGAAGATTGTCCGTCAGAAGCTCCAGGCAGAGCGGGATGCCGCCCAGGCCAAGCTGGATGAACTCCTCGCCGGTCCCCGTCCCCAGACCATTGCCGCCGCGGAGGCCACCGTCAGACAGCTGATAGCCAAGCTGAAAAATCTGCAGGCAGATCATGCCCGCAACGAACAACTGCTGGAACGCAATGCGATCTCCAAGGCTGTGTATGAAGCTTCGCAGTACGATGTCCAGCAGCAGCAGGCGCAGCTCGATGCGGCGAAGAGTCAGCTCTCGGAATTAAAGGAAGGGACGCGCAAGGAGCAGCTGGATGCTCAGAAAGCGGTCGTCGCTAATCTGGATGCTCAGCTGGCCGACAACCAGATCGATCTGGAAGACACGGTACTCAAAGCACCATTCTCCGGACGCATCTCGAAACGCTATGCAGATGAAGGAACTGTGATTTCCCCCGAGACACCGCTACTGCGACTGGTAGAAGATCAACAGCTTGAAGCCCACATCGGGGTGCCGGTCGAAATGACACCCGGTCTGAAGCGTGGCGCCCGTCAGCAGGTACAACTCAATGGCAAAACATACCAGTCAACTCTGAAAGCGGTGCTGCCTGAACTCGATCCGGTGACCCGCACTCGTGAAGTCGTGCTGGCACTCGATAAACAGGCTGCCGAGCAGTTGATTCCCGGTCAGGTGATTCGTCTCGCGATGGAAGAGCCTGTGGAAATGCGGGGCTTCTGGCTGCCACTCAGTGCCCTGGCACGAGGGGAACGTGGCCTCTGGTCGGCGTATGCTGTCGTACCGGGGAAAGTGGAAGGGGAATTGATTCTGGAGAAACGGCAGATCGAAGTTCTGCATACGGAAGGCGACCGGGTCCTCGTCCGGGGGACATTGAAATCAGGAGACCGGATGGTCGTAGATGGAATTCATAAACTGGCGAATAACCAACGGGTGGTGATCAAATCCGATTCCTGA
- a CDS encoding TetR/AcrR family transcriptional regulator — protein MSTRERKQREIQEREAKILECARPMFIEGGYNGLNMDRLTSMLEYSKGTIYNHFSCKEEIIITLAIQTLEKRLAMFEKASLYQGTSRERITAIGTAAELFVKLYPDHFRVEQTIRLDSIWEKTSEERRKIMANCEHRCMGVVGGIVRDAIARDELVLGDHATPEEIVFGLWSLSFGGYSIIATSNSLDEIGISAPFEMLRRNFNRFLDGIDWQPLSSIVDYDAVFDRVSEEVFGNELQQISV, from the coding sequence ATGAGTACACGAGAACGCAAACAACGTGAAATTCAGGAACGCGAGGCCAAAATCCTCGAATGCGCCCGTCCCATGTTCATTGAGGGGGGCTATAACGGTCTGAATATGGACCGCCTGACCAGCATGCTCGAGTACTCCAAGGGGACGATCTACAATCACTTCTCCTGTAAGGAAGAGATCATTATCACCCTCGCGATCCAGACGCTGGAAAAGCGACTGGCGATGTTCGAAAAGGCGTCCCTGTACCAGGGGACATCGCGCGAGCGTATTACCGCCATCGGAACCGCTGCTGAACTGTTTGTAAAACTCTACCCCGATCACTTCCGGGTTGAACAGACGATTCGCCTCGATTCCATCTGGGAAAAGACCTCAGAGGAACGTCGGAAGATTATGGCCAATTGTGAACATCGCTGCATGGGGGTTGTAGGAGGCATTGTTCGCGATGCCATTGCCCGGGATGAACTTGTCCTGGGCGATCACGCAACTCCCGAAGAAATCGTCTTCGGTCTCTGGTCGCTCTCCTTCGGGGGCTATTCGATCATCGCCACCAGTAATTCGCTGGATGAAATCGGAATTTCTGCACCCTTCGAAATGCTGCGTCGTAATTTCAATCGTTTTCTGGATGGAATCGATTGGCAGCCGCTCAGTTCTATCGTCGACTACGATGCGGTCTTTGATCGTGTCAGCGAGGAGGTGTTTGGAAATGAACTCCAGCAGATCTCTGTCTGA